Below is a genomic region from Leifsonia sp. Root112D2.
GATCAGGCGGATGCCCGGAAAATCGGCTGCGGTCAACTCGCCGTACTCAGCATGGTCGGCCTGCACGATGGCCAGATCGACCGGCGCGCCGTCGTCATATGGGGTGAACCCCAGCTTCGTGAGCTCATCGTCTGAGTACAGGGGATCGTGCACCAGCACCTTCGCGCCCCGCTCGGTGAGCGCGGCGACCGTCGGGAAGACTCCCGAGAACGCCGTCTCCTTGACGCCGCCGCGGTAGGCGGCGCCGAGCACGACGGCAGTGAGTCCGTTGAGGTCGCCGAGCACACCGGCCGCCTGCGCGACGACGCGCTCGGGCATCGACGCGTTGAGAGCGCGAGCCGTGCGCACGATTTCGGCGTCGTGATCGGTCGAAAGGTAAAGCCGGGGATAGACGGGGATGCAGTGGCCGCCGACAGCGATGCCCGGCCGGTGAATGTGGCTGAACGGCTGCGAGTTGCACGCGTCGATGACGGCGTAGATGTCAATGCCAACGGTGTCTGCATAGATTGCGAACTGGTTGGCGAGGCCGATGTTGACATCACGGTACGTGGTCTCGGCGAGCTTGGCCATCTCCGCGGCCTCGGCCGTTCCCATGTCCCACACGCCGTTGGGTCGGGGCAAGTCGCTGCGCTCGTCAAAGGTGAGCACCTGCTCATAGAACTCGGTGGCGCGACGGGTGCCCTCCGCGGAGAGGCCTCCGACGAGCTTGGGGTACTTGCGCAGATCGGCGAAGACGCGGCCGGTCAGCACGCGCTCGGGCGAGAACACCAGGTGGAAGTCGGTGCCCTCGGTGAGTCCAGAGACCTCCTCGAGCAACGGCCTCCAGCGCCCGCGCGTGGTGCCGACAGGAAGTGTTGTCTCGTAGGAGACCAAGGTTCCGGGGGTCAGGTGCTCGGCGAGGGAGCGGGTCGCCGCATCCATCCAGCCAAAGTCTGGTTCGGCCGTCACATCGTTGACGAAGAGCGGCACGACCAGCACGACGGCGTCGGCGCCGGGTACGGCATCCGCATAGTCGGTGGTGGCCCGGATGCGACCGGCCGGCACCAGCGCAGCGAGCTTCTCCTGCAGTTGCGCCTCACCCGGGAACGGCTCGATGCCGCGGTTGACCGAGTCGACCACCGCCGCATTCACGTCGACACCGATCACCTCGTGCCCCTGGTCGGCGAACTGAACCGCGAGGGGAAGACCGATTTTACCGAGGGCGATGACCGCAATACGCATGGGTTCTAGTCTATTGGCTCGGGGCAAGCCGGGCCGCCGCGGTCAGCGCCCCACGCGCACGAGCATGGAGGCTGCCATCATGCGCAGCGGTGCCTCCCGGGCCAGGAGGCGGCCGAAGGTCCGAGGGATGAGTGTCGAGGGTCGCCCGAATCGGCGGCGGCGGACCGCAGCCGCCAGCAGTTGCCGGTCCGGGACATGCGGGTTGCTCATCGCATCGACAAGCGAGCGATCCGCCTGGGAGAGAAAAGTCAGCGCCGCGGGTGCAGCGTCAATGCAGCGCTGCACTCCGAGCGCGAGCGCCGTGCGCTCCGCAACCGACCACAGCTCGACCGTCGGCCTGTTGTGCACGAGCGCGAACAGGTGCACGCGAAAGAGCTTGACAACGAGCGCGGTGCGCTGTCGCGCATCGAGGCCACGAACGACCTCGCCGCCGAGCAGCCGGCGCATGAATTCGAGATCATCGGCGATGCTGCGGGTTGCGAACGTCACCCGGTCTTCGGCGTCGTCGTGGATGAGATAGGCCGGCCCTCGCCGATCAAACGCGATGCGAGCGCCGGAGAACCACACGGCGGTGGCGTACTCGACGTCTTCGCCAGAAGGCAACCCGCCCATCATGCGCAGCGAGCCGAAGCGCTCTCGAGACACCAGCCCGAGCGGTGCCGAGCGGTACGACAACCTGTCGCGCAGACCGTCCAGTGACTGCGTGCGAAACGGCCGGGTCGGCGGTGTGGCAACCGGCGTTCCCCTGGCGTGCGCGAGACGGGGAATCACGACATCGGCCTCGGCACGTCTTTGCAAAGCCAGCCAGGAATCGATGGCTCCGGGCTGCAGCTCGTCGTCCGAGCCCATGATCGATGTGAACTTCGCCGTCGCCGCCTCCAGCCCCGCGTTGAAGGGACCTGCGGGGCTTGGAATGCCGTCCTCAATCGTGAGCAGTCGCATCCGCTCGTCGTGTACCAGCTCGCCGAGATTGCGCGTGATGGCGCCGGGGTCGGTGTTGTGGCACACCACGCTGACACGCACGGCTGAGCGGGTGTAGTTGAGCACCGAACCCACCGCACGCGCAAGGGGTCGGGCAGGATCGTGCACCGCAATGATGTGATCGACGAGCGGTTCCGGCACGATCCGACGGTATCAGCCATACCGTCGGCCACCGTTTAGACTCGACTCCCGTGAAGATGATTAGTGTCGTGGGCGCCCGACCCCAGTTCGTGAAGCTCGCTCCCATCGCGCTCGCGGCCCAGACGGCGGGTGTCGAGCACGTCATCGTGCACACCGGCCAGCATTATGACCCCATGCTTTCTGATGTCTTCTTCGAGGACCTCGGCATTCCAGCTCCCGACGTTCATCTTGGCGTCGGTTCGGGCAGTCACGGCGTGCAGACCGGCTCGATGCTCTCCTCTCTCGACGCGGTGTTCGAGGAACACCGACCAAACTGGGTGCTCGTTTACGGCGACACCAATTCCACGATCGCCGCTGCCCTCAGCGCGGTCAAGATGCACATCCCCGTCGCTCACCTCGAGGCCGGACTGCGCTCGTTCAACCGCCGCATGCCCGAGGAGCACAACCGGGTTCTCACCGACCACGCCGCCGACCTGTGCCTGGCGCCGACGCAGGTCGCGATGGAGCACCTCGCACACGAAGGACTCGCGGAGCGTTCGCTTCTTGTCGGTGATGTGATGACGGATGTGCTGCTGCGCGTGCGCGACGAGCTCAGCGATCAGCCTTCAGTGCTCCTCGATGAACTCGGACTGGCCGCGGGTGGCTTCTACCTCGCCACGATCCATCGCGCCGAGAACACGGATGACCCAGCCCGCCTCGCCCAGATCGTGCAGGGCCTCTCTGTGCTCGACAAGCCCGTCGTGCTGCTGGCGCATCCACGGATCGTCGCCAAGGCGGCCGAACACGGCATCACGATGAGCGCCGGCTCGCTCATATCGCGCCCCCCGCTGG
It encodes:
- a CDS encoding nucleotide sugar dehydrogenase, which codes for MRIAVIALGKIGLPLAVQFADQGHEVIGVDVNAAVVDSVNRGIEPFPGEAQLQEKLAALVPAGRIRATTDYADAVPGADAVVLVVPLFVNDVTAEPDFGWMDAATRSLAEHLTPGTLVSYETTLPVGTTRGRWRPLLEEVSGLTEGTDFHLVFSPERVLTGRVFADLRKYPKLVGGLSAEGTRRATEFYEQVLTFDERSDLPRPNGVWDMGTAEAAEMAKLAETTYRDVNIGLANQFAIYADTVGIDIYAVIDACNSQPFSHIHRPGIAVGGHCIPVYPRLYLSTDHDAEIVRTARALNASMPERVVAQAAGVLGDLNGLTAVVLGAAYRGGVKETAFSGVFPTVAALTERGAKVLVHDPLYSDDELTKLGFTPYDDGAPVDLAIVQADHAEYGELTAADFPGIRLIVDGRNTTTAQNWVGVPRLVIGAGGVS
- a CDS encoding glycosyltransferase family A protein is translated as MPEPLVDHIIAVHDPARPLARAVGSVLNYTRSAVRVSVVCHNTDPGAITRNLGELVHDERMRLLTIEDGIPSPAGPFNAGLEAATAKFTSIMGSDDELQPGAIDSWLALQRRAEADVVIPRLAHARGTPVATPPTRPFRTQSLDGLRDRLSYRSAPLGLVSRERFGSLRMMGGLPSGEDVEYATAVWFSGARIAFDRRGPAYLIHDDAEDRVTFATRSIADDLEFMRRLLGGEVVRGLDARQRTALVVKLFRVHLFALVHNRPTVELWSVAERTALALGVQRCIDAAPAALTFLSQADRSLVDAMSNPHVPDRQLLAAAVRRRRFGRPSTLIPRTFGRLLAREAPLRMMAASMLVRVGR
- the wecB gene encoding non-hydrolyzing UDP-N-acetylglucosamine 2-epimerase, with translation MKMISVVGARPQFVKLAPIALAAQTAGVEHVIVHTGQHYDPMLSDVFFEDLGIPAPDVHLGVGSGSHGVQTGSMLSSLDAVFEEHRPNWVLVYGDTNSTIAAALSAVKMHIPVAHLEAGLRSFNRRMPEEHNRVLTDHAADLCLAPTQVAMEHLAHEGLAERSLLVGDVMTDVLLRVRDELSDQPSVLLDELGLAAGGFYLATIHRAENTDDPARLAQIVQGLSVLDKPVVLLAHPRIVAKAAEHGITMSAGSLISRPPLAYPDLIAAVLASSGVVTDSGGLQKEAFLLRVPCTTVRSETEWVETVELGWNVLANSSAEIAAAVTRERPSDTDAAPYGDGHAAARVVQVLIDRAE